The DNA sequence TCTCGAAAATGGCTACGAAAATACCAGCGTCGATGACATCGTCCGCCGCCTGTCCGTCGCCAAGGGGCTCTTCTACTACTACTTCCCCAAAAAGGACGCCATCCTGGCTGCCATCGCCGATGAATTCGTCCAGGAGGTGTCCCGTCAGTTCAGTACCCAATTGCGCGACCAGACCGAGGATTTCTCCACCCTGATCCGCCGCATTCTGGGGTACTACCTGACCACCATGAAGCACAACGAGAACCTGCTCAACATCAAAGCCAGCAACGGCACCGTCGTCTCGCTCTTTGTCCGGGGGCGCCTGGAAGACCACGCCATCCGGGAAGTAACGGAGCTCCTGCGGGAAAATCCGTCCCTGCTGCCCCTGCGCTACCCCGAATACACCATCCACATCCTGGTGCGCGGGCTCAGCGACCTGTATCTCAACGGGGTCCAGGACCTGGATGTCCTGTCCACCCTCATTGAAGAAATCCTGGGACTGTCCCGCCTCTCCCCCGAACCCGAGACCGCGGACTCCCACCAGCCCCATCCCAGCTGAAGCCCCTGAGGTCAGCCAAGATTTACAGTTTTATAACAGTTACGCCATACGGGGCCGAAATGGCTTTGTTATACTGAAATCAATTCAAAGCGGCCGGCAATTTCCATTGCCGCCGCCGGTCCGGGAGGTCCCACATGGAAGCACAAAAGCAGACTCGATTGAAAATACTCAACAGCCTGTCCTGGCTGATTCTGGCGGCAGTCTCTCTGTCCGCCTACTTCCTGCCCATTCAGGCTACTGTCCTGACCCTGGAAACCAGGTATCCCGCTCCCGTCGTGGGACCGTCCTACACCTGGTACCTCTATTTCATCACGCTGGCCGGCCTGACCCTGTTTACCCTGTTTCAGGCAGGCGCCAGCCCGCACCGTGAACTGATTCGGCAGAAGGCGCGCCATGCCCTGGGCTGGACCGTCGGCGCTTCGTTTATCCTCTACTCCCTGGCCATCCTCAGCTGGCACTATGAACTCCTGGGACTGGCCATCTTCCTGCTGATCCTGACGACCCTCCTCCTGTTCGCCATCAACGGCAGCATCCGGGAAGACGAAGACCTCTGGGATGAGACACTCCTCCTGCGCGCCCCCTTCTGCCTGTTCCTGGGCTGGGTGCTCTTCCTGCTCTTTCAGACCATCGCCATGCGCTGGCACACCCTGTTCCAGCAGGACGTCTCCGCCTTTCTGCTCCTGGCCGTTTTCCTCTTCTTTGTGATCTACTACGGCCTGACCACCCGCAGCCCGGCCATCGTCCTCCTGTGGCTTGCCGCCCTGCTCCTCAAGTTCCTGCAGATGCCCGGCTCCCTCCTGCGCTGGATGATCCTGGGATGCCTCGCAGCCCTGGTTCTCGCCCTTATTGCCATCCTTGGCAAAGGCCCCCGCTACCTGCCCCGCCACAAACTCGTCAGCAAAGGCATGGACAAGTACAACTTCGGCCGGCCTTCCCAGCTGGAAGCCCTGGAGGAAGAACTCAACGCCGAACTGAAAACCAAACCCGGCGACCGCATCCGGCTCAAGTAGCACAAGAAATCTGAACCCCAAAAAACAGCAAGGCCACCCGAATCGAATCGGGTGGCCTTGCTGTTCACTGTCATGATGATGAAGGGCTTCCTGCTGCATCCCCTGGCTCAGGGATGATCTCATCCATTGCCCTTACCGCTTTCTTCCGGCAGCTTACTCCTCGTCCGGCGTACCCGGCCGCTCGGAGTAGGCGGTGGCGAAATCATGCTTCTCGCCGGCGGAGACATAGCCCAGCAAGGTGTCGCGATAGACGTTCTGAGTCGAGCGCAGGATGTTCATCTCCGCGTTGGGGTTGATCTTCTTCATCTCTTCTATCAGTTCCTTGATGACATAGCGCTTGTTGCCGGTCCGCTTGGCCGCCACCATGCA is a window from the Clostridiaceae bacterium HFYG-1003 genome containing:
- a CDS encoding TetR/AcrR family transcriptional regulator, with the protein product MRISKDPKVRRQEIMDAARELFLENGYENTSVDDIVRRLSVAKGLFYYYFPKKDAILAAIADEFVQEVSRQFSTQLRDQTEDFSTLIRRILGYYLTTMKHNENLLNIKASNGTVVSLFVRGRLEDHAIREVTELLRENPSLLPLRYPEYTIHILVRGLSDLYLNGVQDLDVLSTLIEEILGLSRLSPEPETADSHQPHPS